Proteins encoded within one genomic window of Deltaproteobacteria bacterium:
- the clpB gene encoding ATP-dependent chaperone ClpB: MRFDKMTLKAQEALQGAQELARTLNHSQIETAHLLRTLLAQEEGLVRPLIKKLEVEPQQLIKEVENILTRLPRVSGAAQVYISPELNKVLDAAFKQAEDMRDDYVSTEHLLLAMAAAKDTEIGRALATLGLSPEAILQALAAIRGSQRVTDQTPEDKYQPLEKYGRDLTQLARRGKLDPVIGRDMEIRRIVQVLSRRTKNNPVLIGEAGVGKTAIVEGLAQRIVNGDVPDSLKDRRIVALDMGALVAGSKYRGEFEDRLKAVIKEVVESDGNIVLFIDELHTLVGAGAAEGAVDASNMIKPPLARGELRCVGATTINEYRKYIEKDAALERRFQPILVTEPSVEDTIAILRGLKDRYEVHHGVHIKDSAIIAAATLSKRYITDRFLPDKAVDLIDEAASKLRIEIDSLPSEIDEVERKIRQEEIEREALKNEQDPASLERLAKIEKSLADLKEQSAAMKARWQQEKEAITRIREIKEQIEQAKVEEAQAERHGDLAKAAELRYGTLLNLQKELEASTQKLAELQKDGAMLKEEVDAEDVAEVVAKWTGIPLSRLLEGEKQKLIHMEERLAQRVVGQTEAVQAVSNAVRRARSGLQDPNRPLGSFIFMGPTGVGKTELARALAEFLFDSEQALIRLDMSEYMEKHTVSRLIGAPPGYVGYEEGGQLTEAVRRRPYSVILFDEIEKAHTEVFNSLLQILDDGRMTDGHGRTVDFKNTIVIMTSNIGSQYISEVADEEEMKERVMEALRFHFKPEFLNRVDDIIIFHRLDRDHLRKIVDLQVERLAQRLQEHQINLELTDAARDFLANEGFDPVYGARPLRRAIQKHIQDSLAKLVLQGEFGEGDTVRVDADERGLTFAKV; this comes from the coding sequence ATGCGTTTTGACAAAATGACTTTAAAAGCCCAAGAGGCTTTGCAAGGGGCCCAGGAACTGGCCCGGACCCTGAACCATTCCCAGATTGAAACCGCGCACTTATTGCGCACCCTATTAGCCCAGGAAGAAGGTCTGGTTCGGCCCCTAATTAAAAAATTAGAGGTTGAACCTCAACAACTTATCAAAGAAGTTGAAAATATTCTGACCCGGTTGCCGCGGGTAAGCGGTGCGGCTCAGGTATATATCTCTCCGGAACTAAATAAAGTCCTGGACGCGGCCTTTAAGCAGGCCGAAGACATGCGGGATGACTATGTGTCCACCGAGCACCTGCTGTTGGCCATGGCCGCGGCCAAAGACACCGAGATCGGTCGGGCTTTGGCAACCTTAGGGCTCAGCCCGGAGGCTATTTTACAGGCTTTGGCCGCCATCCGGGGGTCGCAGCGGGTAACTGATCAGACTCCGGAGGATAAATATCAACCTCTGGAGAAGTACGGCCGCGACCTGACCCAGTTGGCCCGCAGAGGAAAACTGGACCCGGTTATTGGCCGGGATATGGAAATCCGGCGAATTGTCCAGGTATTATCCCGGCGCACCAAGAATAACCCGGTGCTTATCGGCGAAGCCGGGGTGGGCAAAACCGCCATTGTCGAGGGTCTGGCCCAGCGCATCGTCAACGGCGATGTGCCCGATAGCCTGAAAGATCGGCGCATTGTCGCTCTGGATATGGGGGCGCTGGTTGCCGGAAGCAAGTACCGGGGCGAATTCGAGGACCGTCTCAAGGCGGTCATTAAAGAGGTGGTGGAGTCGGACGGCAATATTGTGCTGTTTATCGATGAACTACACACCCTGGTGGGGGCCGGTGCCGCAGAAGGCGCGGTGGATGCCTCCAATATGATCAAGCCGCCCTTGGCCCGGGGTGAACTGCGCTGTGTGGGGGCCACCACGATCAATGAATATCGCAAATATATTGAAAAAGATGCAGCTCTGGAACGGCGTTTTCAACCGATTTTAGTAACGGAACCGAGCGTCGAAGACACCATTGCCATCTTAAGGGGCCTCAAAGACCGGTACGAGGTGCATCACGGGGTGCATATCAAGGACAGCGCCATTATCGCCGCCGCCACCCTGTCGAAGCGCTATATTACCGACCGTTTTTTGCCGGACAAAGCCGTTGATCTGATCGACGAGGCGGCCAGCAAGCTGCGCATCGAAATCGACAGCTTGCCGTCGGAGATCGACGAAGTGGAGCGCAAGATCCGCCAGGAGGAGATCGAGCGGGAGGCCCTGAAAAATGAGCAGGACCCAGCTTCCTTAGAGCGTCTGGCCAAGATCGAAAAGTCCCTGGCGGACCTTAAAGAACAGAGTGCGGCCATGAAGGCCCGCTGGCAGCAGGAAAAGGAGGCCATCACCCGTATCCGGGAAATCAAGGAGCAGATCGAACAGGCCAAAGTCGAGGAGGCCCAGGCCGAGCGCCACGGCGATCTGGCCAAGGCCGCGGAACTGCGGTATGGCACGCTGCTCAACCTCCAGAAGGAATTGGAGGCCAGCACCCAGAAGCTGGCGGAATTACAGAAAGACGGGGCCATGCTCAAGGAAGAGGTGGATGCCGAGGACGTCGCCGAAGTAGTGGCCAAATGGACCGGCATCCCGCTCTCCCGGCTGCTGGAAGGCGAAAAGCAGAAGCTCATCCATATGGAGGAGCGGCTGGCGCAACGGGTGGTAGGTCAGACTGAGGCGGTGCAAGCGGTCTCCAACGCGGTGCGTCGGGCCCGCTCCGGGTTGCAGGATCCCAACCGGCCATTGGGTTCGTTTATTTTCATGGGGCCGACCGGCGTCGGCAAGACCGAACTGGCCCGGGCCCTGGCAGAGTTTCTGTTTGACTCAGAGCAGGCCCTGATCCGCCTGGATATGTCGGAATATATGGAAAAACATACGGTTTCCCGGCTTATCGGCGCGCCGCCGGGCTATGTTGGTTATGAAGAAGGCGGCCAACTCACCGAGGCGGTGCGGCGGCGGCCCTATTCAGTGATTCTGTTTGATGAAATCGAAAAGGCCCACACCGAGGTCTTTAACTCCCTGCTGCAGATCCTGGACGACGGCCGCATGACTGACGGTCATGGCCGGACTGTGGATTTTAAGAACACCATTGTCATTATGACCTCCAACATCGGCAGCCAGTATATCTCCGAAGTGGCCGATGAGGAAGAGATGAAAGAACGGGTGATGGAAGCCCTGCGCTTCCACTTTAAGCCCGAGTTTCTCAACCGGGTGGATGATATCATCATTTTCCACCGGCTGGATCGGGACCACCTACGTAAAATTGTCGATCTGCAAGTCGAGCGCCTGGCTCAGCGGCTGCAAGAACATCAGATCAACCTAGAGCTCACCGATGCGGCCCGGGATTTTCTGGCCAACGAGGGGTTTGATCCAGTGTATGGAGCCCGGCCCTTGCGCCGCGCCATCCAGAAGCACATCCAGGACAGTCTGGCCAAATTGGTCCTGCAAGGTGAATTTGGCGAAGGCGATACGGTGCGGGTGGACGCCGATGAACGCGGTCTGACCTTTGCCAAGGTCTAA
- a CDS encoding uracil-DNA glycosylase, whose amino-acid sequence MLNCQRCQLALTRTKVLAGEGKVDSRLLLIAQAPGELEDREGRMFIGPSGPILDEFLKAAGLSRTEIYMTNLVKCHLPKNRRPKQEEIDACSPYLAQEIAIIMPAVLVPLGYFATRYILAKYNASRPAARSEFRNLYGKLILAVDQKIFPLPHPSALLYNRSFKPAILEMYKKLRVLSQPCKWYPLCPMRRFYEQGRLAPFWIEYYCQGDWESCVRYQMEEKGEYHSDTMLPDGSYLETLP is encoded by the coding sequence ATGCTAAATTGTCAAAGGTGTCAGCTGGCTTTAACCAGGACCAAGGTGCTGGCCGGTGAGGGCAAAGTGGATAGTCGACTGCTGCTCATTGCCCAGGCTCCGGGTGAACTGGAAGATAGGGAGGGGCGGATGTTCATCGGCCCTTCAGGTCCCATCTTGGACGAGTTCCTTAAAGCTGCGGGTCTCAGCAGAACCGAGATTTATATGACCAATCTGGTGAAATGCCATCTTCCCAAGAACCGGCGGCCCAAACAGGAGGAAATCGACGCCTGCAGCCCCTATCTGGCCCAGGAGATCGCCATCATTATGCCCGCAGTGCTGGTTCCCCTGGGATATTTCGCCACCCGCTACATCTTGGCCAAGTATAATGCCTCTCGGCCGGCGGCGCGATCCGAGTTTCGCAATCTTTATGGCAAGCTGATCTTGGCTGTGGATCAAAAGATTTTCCCACTGCCGCATCCCTCGGCTTTGCTTTACAATCGCTCTTTCAAACCTGCTATTCTGGAGATGTATAAAAAGCTTCGGGTCCTATCTCAACCCTGTAAATGGTATCCCCTGTGCCCGATGCGCCGCTTTTATGAGCAGGGCCGACTTGCCCCCTTTTGGATTGAATATTACTGCCAGGGCGACTGGGAGAGTTGTGTCCGCTATCAGATGGAGGAAAAAGGAGAATATCACTCCGACACCATGTTGCCGGATGGAAGCTACCTGGAAACCTTACCGTAA
- the bioA gene encoding adenosylmethionine--8-amino-7-oxononanoate transaminase codes for MQPDYQTLVDWDHRYLWHPFTQMQGFVQEELVIIVRGEGVYVYDTDNRRYLDGVSSIWAIVHGHCRPELNQAITAQLAKIAHSTLLGLGNIPALQLAQRLVAITPPGLNKVFYSDNGSTAVEVALKLAYRYWQLKGEPNRRRFLKLAGAYHGDTLGAVAVGGIEIFHSIFKDLLFPTYMAPATYCYRCPNQENCQQQCLAALEDLVAAHHQELAAIILEPIMQGAAGMIPQPPGYLAKVRQVADRYGVLLIADEVATGFGRTGKMFACEHEGVAPDLLCLGKGITGGYLPLAATLATDQIYEQFLGGYQEFKTFFHGHTYTGNPLAAAVALASLDLFETDRILEQLADKIAYLSQRLAALADQPHIGEIRQRGFMVGIELVQDRATRKPFPVSQRIGYRVILEARKLGAILRPLGDVVVLMPPLCISQAELAELLDITSQAIDRATRK; via the coding sequence GTGCAACCTGACTATCAGACCTTAGTTGATTGGGACCACCGTTATCTCTGGCACCCCTTCACCCAGATGCAGGGGTTTGTCCAGGAGGAATTGGTAATTATCGTCCGGGGGGAAGGGGTCTATGTCTATGATACCGATAATCGCCGTTATCTAGACGGGGTCTCTTCGATCTGGGCCATTGTCCATGGCCATTGCCGACCCGAGTTAAACCAGGCCATCACTGCCCAGTTAGCCAAAATCGCCCACAGCACCTTACTGGGGTTGGGCAATATTCCCGCCCTGCAATTGGCTCAACGGCTGGTAGCCATCACCCCGCCAGGATTAAATAAAGTATTCTATTCGGACAATGGCTCTACGGCGGTCGAAGTGGCGCTCAAACTGGCCTATCGTTACTGGCAACTCAAAGGGGAACCCAACCGACGCCGTTTCCTCAAGCTGGCTGGCGCCTATCACGGCGATACCCTGGGAGCCGTGGCAGTGGGCGGCATCGAGATATTCCATAGTATATTCAAGGACCTGTTGTTCCCTACTTACATGGCCCCGGCGACTTATTGCTATCGCTGCCCGAACCAGGAAAATTGCCAACAGCAATGCCTGGCTGCCCTGGAAGACCTGGTCGCCGCCCATCACCAGGAACTGGCCGCCATCATCCTGGAGCCGATCATGCAAGGGGCTGCCGGCATGATTCCCCAGCCTCCGGGTTATCTGGCCAAAGTGCGGCAGGTGGCCGACCGCTATGGGGTTTTACTGATCGCTGATGAGGTGGCCACCGGCTTCGGTCGCACCGGCAAAATGTTTGCCTGTGAACATGAAGGCGTGGCCCCGGACCTGCTCTGTCTGGGCAAAGGCATTACCGGCGGCTATCTTCCCCTGGCCGCCACTCTGGCCACTGATCAGATCTATGAGCAATTCCTGGGAGGGTATCAGGAGTTCAAAACCTTCTTTCATGGCCACACCTATACCGGCAATCCCCTGGCCGCGGCTGTGGCCCTGGCCAGCCTGGATTTGTTTGAGACCGACCGGATATTAGAGCAGTTGGCCGATAAGATTGCCTATTTAAGCCAGCGGTTGGCCGCCCTGGCTGATCAGCCGCACATCGGCGAGATCCGCCAGCGGGGCTTTATGGTGGGGATTGAACTGGTGCAGGATAGGGCCACCCGGAAACCCTTTCCGGTATCCCAACGCATTGGTTACCGGGTAATCCTGGAGGCCCGGAAATTGGGGGCCATCCTGCGGCCCCTGGGGGATGTCGTGGTGTTGATGCCGCCTCTGTGCATTTCTCAGGCTGAATTGGCCGAACTACTGGACATTACTTCCCAAGCCATTGACCGGGCCACTCGGAAATGA
- the kdsB gene encoding 3-deoxy-manno-octulosonate cytidylyltransferase gives MNDRRLVAIIPARYGSNRFPGKPLALISGQPMVQRVYARASQVKQLTGVWVATDDRRIADCVQGFGGQVLMTRPDHPSGTDRLAEAAARLGLAPPDVVINIQGDQPAFPVPVIDQLIQSLLTEPEVAMATLASRLTNPQAAQNPNVVKVVFDQRHQALYFSRAPIPFWRDAAESRYFYKHIGIYGYSYDFLRQYVRLPPGIWEQAEKLEQLRALEHGFAIRVVETQYETLEVDVPEDIARVESYLMADSL, from the coding sequence ATGAATGATCGGCGGCTGGTGGCGATTATCCCGGCCCGCTATGGTTCCAACCGCTTTCCGGGCAAACCTCTGGCCCTGATTTCCGGGCAGCCCATGGTCCAGCGGGTCTATGCCCGGGCCAGCCAGGTTAAGCAGCTTACCGGAGTCTGGGTCGCAACCGATGATCGGCGTATCGCCGACTGTGTCCAGGGCTTTGGTGGTCAGGTATTGATGACCCGGCCTGATCACCCCTCCGGTACCGATCGTTTGGCAGAAGCAGCCGCGCGGCTGGGGTTGGCGCCCCCGGATGTGGTGATCAATATTCAGGGCGATCAGCCAGCCTTCCCGGTGCCGGTGATCGACCAGCTCATCCAGTCTTTGCTGACAGAGCCGGAGGTGGCCATGGCCACCCTGGCCTCACGCCTTACCAATCCCCAGGCGGCCCAGAACCCCAATGTGGTCAAAGTGGTTTTCGATCAGCGCCACCAGGCCCTCTACTTTTCTCGGGCCCCGATCCCCTTCTGGCGCGATGCCGCGGAGTCGCGCTATTTCTACAAGCACATCGGCATCTACGGCTACAGCTATGACTTTTTGCGCCAATATGTGCGACTGCCCCCCGGAATCTGGGAGCAGGCGGAAAAACTGGAGCAACTCCGGGCCCTGGAACACGGCTTTGCCATCCGGGTAGTCGAAACCCAGTACGAAACCCTGGAGGTGGACGTCCCGGAAGACATCGCCCGGGTGGAAAGTTATCTTATGGCTGACAGCCTTTAA
- a CDS encoding MBL fold metallo-hydrolase — protein MAFRLLIALFILLLLLFLAECGRPRPPLSPLPSHHTANGFRNPHIQTRSRSLDFFRWQLGLGPNEEPALPVGEVPPYNPEAVSPDLDQIYNPNPGRIQVTWIGHSSFLIQVDGVNILTDPVFSDRASPLTFVGPRRVAPPGLSLAQLPPIQAVVISHNHYDHLDIRTVVSLGDKTQFFVPLGLARWFKKNDLHKVTELDWWHSASLGPIRVHCVPAQHFSMRSPFDANETLWSGWVLETASGKIFFSCDTGYCPDFKEIGRRLGPMRLSLIPIGGYMPRWFMRPMHVNPKEAVMIHQDVGSRQSIGMHWGTFKLTDEPMGEPPVFLQRALRQAKIPEDRFIVLRLGETRIFP, from the coding sequence ATGGCCTTCAGACTGCTCATCGCACTGTTTATCCTATTGCTTCTTTTGTTTCTGGCTGAGTGTGGGCGACCGAGGCCACCTCTATCTCCCCTACCCTCGCACCACACTGCTAACGGTTTTCGCAATCCCCATATTCAAACCAGGAGCCGGTCTTTGGATTTCTTTCGCTGGCAATTGGGGTTGGGCCCTAATGAAGAGCCCGCCCTGCCCGTCGGAGAGGTGCCGCCCTATAATCCAGAAGCGGTGTCTCCCGATCTGGATCAAATCTATAACCCTAACCCCGGAAGGATTCAAGTCACCTGGATCGGACACTCCAGCTTTTTAATTCAGGTTGACGGCGTAAATATCCTGACGGATCCGGTGTTCAGCGACCGGGCCTCCCCGCTGACCTTCGTCGGCCCCCGGCGGGTGGCACCGCCGGGCCTCTCCCTGGCTCAGCTACCGCCGATCCAAGCCGTGGTAATCAGTCATAACCACTACGATCATCTTGATATCCGCACCGTGGTCAGTCTGGGAGACAAGACCCAATTCTTCGTACCCCTGGGTTTGGCCAGATGGTTTAAAAAGAATGATCTCCATAAGGTGACGGAGCTGGATTGGTGGCACTCGGCGAGTCTGGGGCCAATCCGCGTGCACTGTGTCCCGGCCCAGCATTTTTCCATGCGCAGTCCTTTTGATGCCAATGAGACCCTGTGGTCGGGCTGGGTGTTGGAAACCGCCAGTGGCAAGATCTTCTTTTCCTGCGACACCGGCTATTGTCCGGATTTCAAGGAAATCGGCCGACGTCTGGGTCCCATGCGGCTGTCGCTGATTCCCATCGGTGGCTATATGCCCCGGTGGTTTATGCGGCCTATGCACGTCAATCCGAAAGAAGCAGTAATGATTCATCAGGATGTGGGATCGCGGCAGTCAATCGGCATGCATTGGGGCACCTTCAAACTGACCGACGAGCCGATGGGCGAGCCGCCGGTATTCTTGCAGCGGGCTTTGCGCCAGGCCAAGATTCCCGAGGACCGATTCATTGTCCTGCGCCTGGGCGAAACCCGGATTTTTCCATGA
- a CDS encoding response regulator, which produces MANPPMILVVEDEPAVVEVIQEILMAHGYQVDAAGDGLAALKYLEKKRFDLALIDVVMPGMGGMELLRQISLLYPETMTIMLTGYSSIKDAVAAIKLGAYDYIAKPVHPEAIILTIERALQFKSLREATRELEWTLKGAEALGLQVLELAPEVEEFKILEQLRLEAKQIKDRHQLARLFLEKAQTLAQASRGSIFLCQPDKENLTCAAQSGGEGSQVNLKPRRPGEGVMGYVLQHNRPLLVTDVRMDHRFFEPPRSQQYRTPSFLVVPIIKEKLWGVINLADRQDLQPFTTRELFLIWLLAQVFAEILILQAREEESRRINKALVDTQSELVQMKDYVSQLNESMTVGLAVLDQEFRLCSTNPAFADLLDQDVELLLGKELLPQLSWLASADREQLFQALQAALYSESPLKLDQLDLIHPSRGNRIVSAKMFGFRSEPGQPKVLMMLEDITEIEQMRQRLAISEQLAIMGKLSACVIHELNNPLDGVMRYISLALLKKEDYGEVERYLTEAQKGLNRISNSVKSMLSLSQPHQVLKAQDTVLSQLREAVKILTFQANDQGVEISLEFSPAFDQILVGSDLYMVFVNLIKNALNAMPQGGELQIVGIEDWGRLLIKFVDTGEGIAPQNLEKIFKPFFTTKKEGHGMGLGLSICEKIIERYQGRIKVDSIPRQGTTVTIELPRPVTDWSRNLK; this is translated from the coding sequence CCACCAATGATACTGGTGGTTGAGGACGAACCGGCAGTCGTCGAAGTCATCCAGGAAATTTTGATGGCTCATGGATATCAGGTGGATGCCGCCGGGGATGGTTTGGCTGCCCTGAAATATCTGGAAAAAAAACGCTTTGATCTGGCCCTTATCGATGTGGTGATGCCCGGGATGGGGGGTATGGAACTGCTGCGGCAGATCAGCCTGCTGTACCCCGAGACCATGACCATTATGCTTACTGGCTACTCCAGCATTAAAGATGCTGTCGCGGCTATCAAACTGGGAGCCTACGATTACATTGCCAAGCCGGTACACCCGGAAGCCATCATCCTGACCATCGAGCGGGCTTTACAGTTTAAATCCTTGCGAGAGGCAACACGGGAACTGGAATGGACCCTAAAGGGGGCTGAGGCTTTAGGCCTACAGGTTCTGGAACTGGCCCCTGAAGTAGAAGAATTCAAAATTTTAGAGCAATTGCGCTTAGAGGCTAAACAGATTAAGGACCGGCATCAGCTGGCCCGGCTTTTCTTAGAAAAAGCCCAAACACTGGCTCAGGCCTCGCGCGGTTCTATTTTTCTCTGTCAACCCGATAAAGAAAACCTGACCTGTGCTGCCCAGAGCGGCGGCGAAGGCAGTCAGGTTAATCTGAAACCCAGAAGGCCAGGGGAAGGGGTTATGGGTTATGTGTTACAACATAACCGGCCGTTGTTGGTAACCGATGTCAGAATGGACCACCGTTTTTTTGAACCTCCCCGCAGTCAACAATATCGGACCCCCAGTTTTTTAGTGGTTCCTATTATCAAAGAAAAACTTTGGGGGGTAATCAACCTTGCTGACCGGCAGGACCTGCAACCTTTTACAACCCGGGAGCTGTTTCTGATCTGGCTGTTGGCCCAGGTATTCGCAGAAATCTTAATTTTGCAGGCCAGGGAGGAGGAAAGCCGGCGGATTAATAAAGCCCTGGTCGACACTCAGTCTGAGTTGGTGCAGATGAAGGATTATGTCAGCCAACTGAACGAATCCATGACCGTTGGCCTGGCGGTTTTAGACCAGGAATTTCGGCTCTGTTCTACCAACCCGGCTTTTGCCGACCTTCTGGACCAGGATGTGGAACTGCTTCTGGGTAAAGAACTCCTCCCCCAATTAAGCTGGCTAGCTTCTGCGGACCGGGAACAATTATTCCAGGCTCTGCAAGCAGCCTTATATTCCGAAAGCCCTCTGAAATTAGATCAGCTTGACCTGATCCACCCCAGCCGGGGTAACCGGATTGTCTCCGCGAAGATGTTTGGCTTCCGGTCTGAGCCCGGACAGCCCAAAGTGCTAATGATGCTGGAAGACATTACCGAGATAGAGCAGATGCGGCAACGCCTGGCAATCAGTGAACAACTGGCCATCATGGGAAAGCTTTCGGCCTGTGTAATCCATGAGTTGAACAATCCGCTCGATGGCGTGATGCGCTATATCTCATTAGCCCTATTAAAAAAAGAGGACTACGGCGAGGTTGAACGTTACTTAACCGAAGCTCAGAAGGGTTTGAACCGGATATCCAATTCAGTCAAATCTATGCTCAGCCTGAGCCAGCCGCATCAGGTGCTTAAGGCTCAGGATACCGTATTAAGCCAGCTCCGAGAAGCCGTTAAGATTTTGACGTTCCAAGCCAATGATCAGGGGGTAGAAATCTCTTTGGAGTTTTCCCCGGCATTTGATCAGATTTTAGTAGGCAGCGATCTGTACATGGTTTTCGTTAATCTGATTAAAAATGCATTAAACGCTATGCCCCAAGGGGGAGAATTACAGATCGTTGGCATTGAAGACTGGGGCCGCTTGTTGATTAAATTTGTTGATACCGGTGAGGGGATTGCGCCTCAAAATCTGGAAAAAATCTTTAAACCCTTCTTTACCACCAAAAAAGAAGGCCATGGCATGGGATTAGGATTGTCGATTTGCGAAAAGATTATAGAGCGTTATCAGGGCCGAATTAAGGTGGACAGTATCCCCCGGCAAGGGACTACGGTTACCATCGAATTGCCCCGGCCGGTTACCGATTGGTCTAGAAACCTTAAGTAA
- a CDS encoding NAD-dependent deacylase, which translates to MSNARELADLLNKAQAGVALTGAGISVDSGIPSFRGADGLWTHYEPLEYAHIRAFLKNPAKVWKMLLELDEIIGRARPNAAHLALAELERLGKLKGIITQNIDNLHQAAGSHRVVEYHGNAHRFVCLGCGRVFTREELDFSRLPLYCRCQGLIKPDVVFFGEDIPPRANAAAWELAEHSDLFLVIGTSAEVAPASLLPYVAKRHGALVVEINLEPTTLTEHLTDYFIQESANQVLPQALALLAPKSPPSDRNSGKS; encoded by the coding sequence ATGAGCAATGCGCGAGAACTGGCCGATTTGCTGAACAAAGCCCAGGCTGGGGTGGCCTTAACCGGGGCCGGAATTTCAGTGGATAGCGGCATCCCCAGTTTCCGAGGGGCAGATGGTCTTTGGACACATTATGAACCCCTGGAATATGCCCATATCCGGGCTTTCCTTAAGAATCCGGCCAAGGTCTGGAAGATGCTTTTGGAGCTGGACGAAATCATCGGCCGGGCGCGGCCTAATGCCGCGCATCTGGCCCTGGCCGAACTGGAACGGTTGGGCAAGCTCAAGGGCATTATCACCCAGAATATCGACAACTTGCACCAGGCGGCTGGCAGCCACCGGGTAGTAGAGTATCATGGCAACGCCCATCGGTTCGTGTGTCTGGGCTGCGGCCGGGTTTTTACTCGAGAGGAGCTCGATTTTTCCCGCCTGCCCCTCTATTGCCGATGTCAGGGATTGATCAAGCCGGATGTGGTTTTTTTCGGCGAAGATATTCCCCCGCGGGCCAATGCCGCGGCCTGGGAGCTGGCCGAACACAGCGACCTGTTTCTGGTTATCGGCACTTCCGCGGAGGTAGCCCCGGCCAGCCTGCTCCCTTACGTGGCTAAGCGCCACGGTGCCCTAGTGGTAGAAATCAATCTGGAACCTACCACTTTAACCGAGCACCTGACCGATTATTTTATTCAGGAATCAGCCAACCAGGTGCTGCCCCAGGCCTTGGCCCTGCTGGCCCCCAAGTCTCCCCCCTCTGACAGGAACTCTGGTAAATCTTGA
- a CDS encoding sigma-54-dependent Fis family transcriptional regulator: MKNKDILIVDDDEFVCHSLREMLSYEGYLVDSSIDGIDALQKLKSNQYAIILSDIRMPGMDGIELLKEYKGKDSDAVVILITAHGHIDGAVEAIKLGAYDYITKPIDDLRLKLTIQRALEQKRLLASYQSLKKRVRPWELDDGIIFKDRQMIEVLDLVDMVADTMAMVLITGESGTGKSLLAKYIHRKSSRREGPFVELSCGSLSETLLESELFGHVRGSFTNAYRDKKGKFEEAHGGTIFLDDINSASLNLQAKLLRVLQEKVFERVGGNQTVKTDVRVITATNAPLNDEVERKRFREDLYHRINVVSLSIPPLRDRLADIEPLILHFIQRFNEVYNKQVKGIAKSALELCHFYPWPGNVRELEHVIERAIILNRGDFIIPEVLPPHLVEKVKSWKPGLDGLSLADALAAAEKQILFESLRQNNWNRQVTAQMLNISRTTLFNKMRRYEIDDPRRRSNSDAFGENYS, encoded by the coding sequence TTGAAGAATAAAGATATCTTGATAGTCGATGATGACGAATTTGTCTGCCATTCCCTCCGGGAAATGCTCAGTTACGAGGGTTACTTGGTCGACTCGAGCATTGACGGCATTGACGCCTTACAAAAATTGAAATCTAATCAATACGCCATAATCCTCTCTGATATCCGTATGCCCGGTATGGACGGCATCGAGTTATTGAAGGAATACAAGGGGAAAGACTCCGATGCGGTGGTCATTCTGATTACCGCGCACGGTCACATTGATGGGGCGGTGGAAGCCATCAAGCTGGGGGCTTATGATTACATTACCAAACCCATTGATGATCTTCGACTTAAATTGACCATACAACGGGCTCTGGAGCAGAAGCGGCTGTTGGCCTCCTATCAAAGCCTGAAAAAGCGAGTCCGTCCCTGGGAGTTGGATGATGGGATAATCTTTAAAGACCGCCAGATGATCGAGGTCCTGGACCTGGTCGATATGGTAGCCGACACCATGGCCATGGTCTTAATTACTGGCGAATCCGGCACCGGCAAGTCACTGCTGGCCAAATACATTCATCGCAAATCCTCCCGGCGAGAAGGGCCTTTCGTAGAGTTAAGCTGCGGCTCCCTCTCGGAAACTCTGCTGGAAAGTGAACTCTTTGGCCATGTGCGGGGATCTTTTACCAACGCCTATCGGGATAAAAAGGGCAAATTCGAAGAGGCCCACGGCGGCACCATCTTCCTGGACGATATCAACAGCGCCTCCCTGAACCTGCAGGCCAAGTTGCTGCGGGTCCTGCAAGAGAAGGTTTTTGAAAGGGTGGGAGGTAACCAGACTGTTAAAACGGATGTGCGCGTCATCACTGCCACCAATGCCCCTCTAAATGATGAAGTGGAACGCAAACGGTTCCGGGAAGATTTATATCATCGGATTAATGTGGTCTCCTTATCTATCCCACCGTTGCGGGACCGCTTGGCAGATATCGAGCCTTTGATCTTACATTTTATCCAGCGTTTCAATGAGGTCTATAATAAACAGGTGAAGGGCATTGCCAAAAGCGCCCTGGAATTATGCCATTTCTATCCCTGGCCAGGAAACGTCCGGGAGTTAGAGCACGTAATCGAGCGGGCGATAATCCTCAATCGGGGAGATTTTATTATCCCGGAAGTCCTGCCCCCGCATCTGGTGGAAAAGGTAAAGAGCTGGAAGCCCGGCTTGGATGGGCTGTCCCTGGCCGATGCCCTGGCCGCGGCTGAAAAACAGATTCTTTTCGAAAGCCTGCGGCAAAATAATTGGAATCGCCAGGTCACCGCGCAGATGCTGAATATCAGCCGGACTACTCTCTTTAACAAAATGCGCCGTTATGAAATCGATGACCCGCGGCGAAGATCTAATTCTGATGCCTTTGGTGAAAATTACTCCTGA